A genomic stretch from Actinomycetota bacterium includes:
- a CDS encoding PaaI family thioesterase: MSDEEPTPEELNERGRGPLMSLMGIEWVEASPARIVARMPVTPNSQPWGMLHGGASAVLVESIASL; the protein is encoded by the coding sequence GTGAGCGACGAGGAGCCTACTCCCGAGGAGCTGAACGAGAGGGGCCGCGGCCCACTGATGTCGCTAATGGGCATCGAGTGGGTCGAGGCCTCACCGGCCCGGATCGTCGCCCGGATGCCGGTGACGCCCAACTCCCAGCCGTGGGGGATGCTCCACGGCGGCGCGTCTGCGGTGCTGGTGGAGTCCATCGCCTCCCTGG